A stretch of the Larimichthys crocea isolate SSNF chromosome IX, L_crocea_2.0, whole genome shotgun sequence genome encodes the following:
- the nup155 gene encoding nuclear pore complex protein Nup155, with amino-acid sequence MPSGAGPSSPAAALAEALENSGRLIDRHLQDDRCFPDLSELLSVPSHNMPSLSGVSDMDYPLQGPGLLSVPNLPELSAVRRVPLPPELVEQFSHMQCNCMMGVFPEICRAWLTIDNDIFMWNYEDGGDVAYFDGLIETILAVGLVKPKQGILQPHIHYLLVLATSVDVVILGLSFPKSQAGLNDSMSGGMQLLPDPLFSIPTDNTYILSITSTDLGRIFMAGKDGCLYEIAYQAEAGWLSQRCRKINHSKSSLSFLIPSVLQFSFSEDDPIVQIAIDNSRNTLFTRSEKGVLQVYDLGADGQGMSRVATMSQSSIVAAAGNIARTIDRSVFKPIVQISVIDRSESSDCHLLAVTHAGVRLYFSTTPFVPPHQKHVAVRPSLLALVHVRLPPGFSASSTLQKPAKVHKALHSKGVLLMAASETEDSDILWCINHDSFPFKKPLMETQMMSNVDGHSWALCALNEERPSKIFSPLNKDQIPITDSPVVVQQHNIPPQKFVLLSAKGSHIFQKLRPVDQLRHLLVSCAGGESEEVERFFKLHREEQACATALILACSSAACDREVSQWATRAFFRYGGEAQMRFPAAMTSPSNVGPVMSSPAPGIVPPAFATPYAPMHSGSAPITPMSAGPEVIFSGKHNGICIYFARILGNIWDGSLAVEKTINNGNQTVSILESSVGLFDLESVLLELCGLREFLDKNSQFSPSSLGAASFSSPANLQQRLLGFMRPDGASSQQVQQELQRKYHTKAQVYEKVSLQGIQQLVHRSYQTLALWKLLSDHQFSLIMSELPKEFQEQMKGASFKDVVMRGKELSGALITALINVYIKDNASVDSISNHLRDICPLLYSSDDNVCSKANELLQSSKQIQNKLDKERTLRESLRLYQQISQHTDLPLVCSQYRQVRFYEGVLELCLTAADKKDPQRLGPHFYKNGEPEDDRVGQQAFQERLSCYKCITDTMQELVNQSKAAPQSPSVPKQPGPPVMTSDPNMLSNEEATAHFEQVLGLAQRSQDELFHIALYNWLIQADLTDKLLEVNSPYLEDHLMHMIKQDQSKVHNMDLLWRYYEKNRNFGKAAHVLARLADMHSTEISLKQRLEYIARAILSAKSSSCISAQASDGEFLHELEEKMELVRIQVQIQETLIRQYSHHPSVKNVISQLDSELMDITKLYGEFADHFKLSECKLAIIHCAGHSDPILVHSLWQEIMEKELGDTVAMSPVDRMRSLSLKLVSLGKIYAGTPRYFPLEFLVKFLEQEVCRLNWDVGFVTSTMQEIGVQLPRLLEVYDQLFKTRDPCWQRLKKPLHLVECIHVLLSGYVDDPSRVPTYDRRRFTNVCLDNICGYLVELQSLSPNSALQQTIGNFKSLQAKLEKLH; translated from the exons ATGCCGTCCGGCGCCGGACCCAGCAGCCCGGCCGCTGCGCTCGCCGAAGCGCTGGAGAACTCCGGCCGGCTGATCGACAGACACCTGCAGGATGACCGCTGCTTCCCGGACCTGTCCGAGCTGCTCAGCGTGCCCTCTCACA ATATGCCATCCCTCTCTGGAGTGTCGGACATGGACTACCCTCTCCAGGGACCGGGTTTACTCAGCGTGCCAAATCTCCCAGAGCTCAGCGCGGTCCGTCGCGTCCCTCTGCCGCCCGAGCTGGTGGAGCAGTTCAGCC ATATGCAGTGTAACTGCATGATGGGAGTGTTTCCTGAGATCTGTCGAGCGTGGCTCACTATCGACAATGACATCTTCATGTGGAATTACGAAGATGG AGGGGATGTGGCCTATTTTGATGGCCTAATTGAAACTATTCTGGCAGTTGGCcttgtgaaaccaaaacaag GGATTTTACAGCCACACATTCACTACCTCTTAGTATTGGCCACTTCTGTGGACGTAGTGATCCTCGGACTGAGTTTCCCCAAAAGCCAGGCTG GGTTGAATGACAGCATGTCAGGCGGGATGCAGCTGCTTCCAGACCCCCTCTTCTCAATCCCCACAGACAACACCTACATCCTATCCATCACCTCCACAGACCTGGGACGCATCTTTATGGCAGGGAAGGACGGCTGCCTCTATGAGATAGCTTACCAGGCTGAGGCGGGGTGGCTGAGTCAGCGTTGCAGAAAAATCAACCACTCCAAAAGCTCTCTGTCCTTCCTCATCCCCTCGGTGCTCCAGTTCTCCTTCTCCGAAGACG ACCCCATTGTGCAGATTGCTATCGACAATTCCCGCAACACACTATTCACCCGCTCAGAGAAAGGTGTCCTGCAG gTGTATGACCTCGGTGCCGATGGGCAGGGAATGAGTCGTGTGGCGACAATGTCACAGAGCTCCATCGTCGCGGCTGCTGGAAACATAGCAAG GACAATCGATCGCTCCGTCTTCAAACCTATTGTCCAGATCTCTGTGATTGACAGATCTGAGTCCTCAGACTGTCATCTGCTCGCTGTCACTCATGCAG GCGTGCGTCTCTACTTCAGCACTACACCGTTTGTACCTCCGCACCAGAAGCACGTGGCAGTTCGGCCGAGCCTGCTGGCTTTGGTTCATGTCCGGCTGCCACCAGGTTTTTCTGCATCTTCTACCCTGCAGAAACCTGCAAAGGTGCACAAAGCACTACACAGCAAAG GTGTTCTGCTAATGGCTGCTTCTGAGACAGAGGACAGCGACATTCTGTGGTGCATCAACCACGACTCCTTCCCCTTCAAGAAACCCTTGATGGAGACTCAG ATGATGTCTAATGTAGACGGACACTCTTGGGCTCTGTGTGCCCTTAACGAGGAGAGGCCATCCAAGATTTTCAGTCCTCTTAACAAGGATCAGATACCCATCACTGATTCACCGGTCGTGGTCCAACAGCACAATATCCCTCCACAGAAGTTTGTCCTTCTCTCTGCAAAG GGGAGTCATATCTTCCAAAAACTGCGGCCAGTAGACCAGCTCCGTCACCTGCTGGTGAGCTGCGCTGGAGGAGAAAGCGAAGAGGTGGAGCGCTTCTTCAAGTTGCACAGG GAGGAGCAGGCCTGTGCCACAGCACTGATCCTGGCTTGTTCCAGCGCTGCTTGCGACAGAGAGGTTTCACAATGGGCCACGAGAGCCTTCTTCAG ATATGGAGGAGAAGCACAGATGAGATTCCCTGCAGCCATGACATCTCCCAGTAATGTTGGACCTGTGATGAGCTCTCCAGCACCAG GCATTGTGCCCCCAGCCTTTGCCACACCTTACGCCCCGATGCACTCTGGATCTGCCCCCATCACGCCCATGTCAGCTGGCCCAGAGGTGATCTTCTCAGGGAAACACAACGGCATCTGTATCTACTTTGCTCGCATTCTTGG AAATATTTGGGATGGCAGCCTCGCTGTTGAGAAAACTATTAACAACGGCAACCAGACTGTCAGTATT TTGGAAAGCAGCGTTGGTTTGTTCGATCTGGAGTCTGTTCTTCTGGAGCTCTGCGGTTTGCGGGAATTTCTTGATAAGAACTCTCAGTTCAGTCCATCGTCTCTAGGCGCAGCAAG TTTCAGCTCTCCTGCCAACCTGCAGCAAAGGCTGCTGGGATTTATGCGTCCTGATGGTGCCAGCTCTCAGCAGGTGCAGCAGGAGCTCCAGAGGAAATATCACA CCAAGGCTCAGGTCTATGAGAAAGTGTCCCTGCAGGGCATCCAGCAGTTAGTGCATCGCTCCTATCAGACTCTGGCTCTCTGGAAGCTTCTCTCTGATCATCAGTTCAGCCTCATTATGTCTGAGCTGCCAAAG GAGTTTCAAGAGCAGATGAAAGGAGCAAGTTTTAAGGACGTAGTGATGCGGGGCAAGGAGCTGTCCGGAGCGCTCATCACGGCACTCATTAACGTCTACATCAAAGATAATGCCTCTGTGGATTCCATCAGCAATCACCTGCGAGACATCTGCCCCCTGCTGTACAGCAGTGATGACAACGTTTGCTCcaag GCTAATGAGTTGCTGCAGAGCTCTAAGCAGATTCAGAATAAATTAGACAAAGAGAGAACACTGAGGGAGTCTCTACGGCTCTATCAGCAGATCAGCCAACACACCGACTTACCGCTGGTCTGCTCGCAGTACAGGCAAG TGCGTTTCTACGAGGGAGTCCTTGAGTTGTGcctcacagcagcagacaaaaaGGATCCACAGAGACTGGGGCCCCACTTCTACAAGAACGGAGAGCCTGAGGACGACAGAGTGGGACAGCAGGCTTTCCAGGAGAG ACTTTCGTGTTACAAGTGCATCACAGACACCATGCAGGAGCTGGTGAACCAGAGCAAAGCCGCCCCACAGTCTCCTAGCGTCCCCAAGCAGCCCGGGCCTCCTGTCATGACCTCCGACCCTAACATGCTTAGTAATGAAGAAGCTACGGCTCAT TTTGAGCAGGTACTCGGTCTGGCCCAGAGGTCTCAGGACGAGCTGTTTCACATCGCTCTGTACAACTGGCTGATTCAGGCTGATCTGACTGACAAGCTGCTCGAG GTGAATTCTCCGTACCTGGAGGATCATCTGATGCACATGATCAAGCAGGACCAGAGCAAGGTGCACAATATGGACCTGTTGTGGCGCTACTACGAGAAGAACCGCAACTTTGGCAAGGCAGCTCATGTACTGGCCCGTCTCGCTGACATGCACAG CACTGAGATCTCATTGAAGCAGCGTTTGGAGTATATCGCCCGAGCTATCCTGTCTGCTAAGAGCTCCTCCTGCATCTCGGCTCAGGCGTCTGATGGAGAGTTTCTTCACGAGCtggaagaaaagatggag CTGGTGCGCATCCAAGTGCAGATTCAGGAGACCCTGATCAGACAGTACTCCCATCATCCCTCAGTGAAAAATGTCATCTCTCAGTTGGACTCGGAGCTCATGGACATCACCAAG CTTTACGGGGAGTTTGCCGACCATTTCAAGTTGTCAGAGTGCAAGCTGGCTATCATCCACTGCGCCGGACACTCTGACCCCATCTTGGTGCACTCACTGTGGCAGGAGATCATGGAGAAAG AACTGGGAGACACTGTGGCCATGAGTCCAGTAGACAGGATGAGGTCTCTTAGTTTGAAGCTGGTGTCACTGGGAAAGATTTACGCTGGAACGCCCAGATACTTCCCTCTCG AGTTCCTGGTAAAGTTTCTAGAGCAGGAGGTTTGCAGACTGAACTGGGACGTGGGCTTCGTCACCTCCACCATGCAGGAGATTGGAGTACAGTTGCCGCGTCTTCTCGAGGTCTATGACCAACTCTTCAAAACTCGG GATCCATGTTGGCAGCGGCTGAAGAAGCCTCTCCACTTGGTGGAGTGTATCCACGTGCTGCTGTCAGGATACGTGGACGATCCCAGCAGAGTACCAACCTATGACAG